The DNA window TGCCCGATGATTGGAGGTTAAGCAACACAAGCGATCCCACCAGATGGGATCGCTTGTGTTAGGCGTTGCACCATGAAGCTGTCAAACCTTGATCAGCCCCTTGATCTTTTGAAAGATTTTGGGGCCGATTCCCTTGACCTGCATGATGTCTTCAATCTGTTTGAAGGGGTGATCCTTGCGATAGGTCACGATCCGTTTGGCGATGGCCGGTCCTATTCCGGGCAGATCAGCCAATTGCTGTTCCGTGGCCGTGTTGATGTTGACCTTGTCCATGCACAAGCCCGTTCCCAGGCCGACATACATCAATGAGAATACCAGAAACAGGGCCGCGATTCTGCATTTGATTGATGGCATTGATTTCCTCCTTGCATAAAATGGGTTGGACATGAAAGCATGACAGTAGGAAATGTGGATGCCTATATCGTAAGCGCAAGATTAAATCCAGAAAAAATTTGGGAAAGGCATGTGAACGCATTTATTGGTGTTTTCAAAGAAGATGGATGCACTTGCAGACTGTTTGCATTGATGGTGATGACCGCTTGTTTTTGTGAAATGTTCTGATGATCCGCCATGCAGACACGTTCAACAAAGTGAAGGCAAGCGATCGGGGATGCCATAACCGTCAGATTCGCCCAGAAGCGTGTAACCACTTGTCTTGTCGGCACGTGGGCAGATGACGACTTGGTAGGGTCGGATAAAGCAGGGTGAGGCGTGTACATGAAGTTGTGCCAGGGAGTGGCGTGTGTGCGGGGAAGCCGACACGAAAACCCTGCAGGGCGGTGTGTGAGCTCGTCCTGGAAAGTTGAGATGGACCGGTTTGCTACACGAATCAGAATGATTCGTTTTGGCGGTCAAGGGAGCGGTAGTTGATCGCTTCGGCCAGGTGATGGATGTTGATGGCGTGGTCGCCCGAGAGATCGGCAATGGTTCGGGCGATGCGAAGAATGCGTGTGAATGCCCGGGCAGAAAGACCCAGTCGTTTGACAGCGGATTCGAGAAATGCGTGTTCAGTGTCTCCCAACGGGCAGAACTGCTGGAGCCATTTGCCGGAAAGTTGGGCATTGGTCAGCAGGGGGGTGTCCTGATAGCGATGGGCCTGGATAGCCCGTGCTGCCCCAATGCGGGTGCGCATGGTGGCCGAATCAAGCGAACCTGTATTTTGACGAAGTTCCTTGTATGGTACGGCCGGGACCTCCACCTGCAGGTCGATGCGATCCAGAAGTGGACCGGAGAGACGGGATCTGTATCGCTGAATCTGGCTCGGGGTGCAGATGCAGGGATGCCGTTCATCGCCCAGGTAGCCACATGGGCAGGGATTCATGGCTGCAACGAGCATGAAGTCGGCCGGGTAGGACAAAGAGACTGCTGCGCGGGAAATGGTGACATGGCCGTCTTCAAGGGGCTGCCTGAGTACTTCGAGAACGTGTTTTTTGAATTCGGGCAATTCGTCCAGAAAGAGGACGCCCCGATGGGCCAGGGAGACTTCACCGGGTTTGGGGTACTGACCGCCGCCAATGAGTCCTGCGTCGGAAATGGTGTGGTGGGGAGATCTAAAGGGGCGAGATACAATCATGGGGTCTGATTTGAGATGACCCGCCACACTGTAGATTTTGGTCACTTCCAGGGCCTCGTCAAATCCAAGGGGAGGAAGAACCGTGGGAATGCGCTTGGCCAGCATGGTCTTGCCGCTGCCGGGAGGTCCGAGAAACAGGAGATTGTGCGCGCCTGCTGCTGCGATTTCAATGGCCCGTTTGGCATGTTCCTGGCCCTTGACCTCTGAAAAGTCCACGTGATGCTCTTCACGCAGGGCCCAGAGGGAATCGAGGTCGCTGCTTGCCGGTTCAATGGTTGTTTCACCCAGGAAAAACCGGATGGACTGGGACAGGGAATCCAGGGGTAAAACCGTCAGCCCCTTGACCACGGCGGCTTCAGCCGCGTTTTGCCGGGGAACGAACAGGGCCTTGGCCTGCATGTCCCGAGCCTTGATGGCCATGGGCAGGATGCCTGTGACCGGCCGGAGCTCACCACTCAGGGAAAGCTCACCCGCCATGTAGTATCCTCGCAGCGCATGTTCAGGGATTTCACCTGCACCGGCCAAAAGGCCGAGAGCCAGGGGCAGGTCATAACCACTTCCTTCCTTGCGCACGTCTGCCGGTGCGAGATTGACGGTAATTCGCGATGGCGGCAGCTTGAAGCCGCTGTTCTTGAGGGCGGAAAAAACCCGTTCCTTGCTCTCGCGCACGGCTCCTTCGGCAAGACCGACCATGCAGAAGGCTGGCATGCCGCTTCTGGCCAGGTCCACCTCAAGGTCGACCGTAAAAGCGTCTATGCCCAAAAGGGCTGTTGTTTCAACCCTGGCGATCATGAGCTACTCGACCATTTTGCCGATCCGGTTCCAGCGAATATTTGAGAATCCTTCCCAGGACCAGTACAGGATCATGGCTTTTCCTTCTATTTTGTCCCGGTCCACGTATCCCCAGAATCGGGAGTCATAGGATTCATCACGATTGTCTCCCATGACAAAATATTTGTCGGCAGGAACGGTGATGGGACCAAAATTGTCCCGGACCGGGCTGAAGTCGTTTTGCACGTGTTGGACATACGGTTCGTTCAGCCTTTCCCCGTTTCGGTAGAGAACCTTGTTGCGCATTTCCAAAACGTCGCCGGGGGTTCCAATGACGCGCTTGATAAAATCCTTGGAAGGATCTTCAGGAAATTCGAACACAATGATATCCTTGAACTGGGGGTCGGAAAAACGGGCCAGGACAATATCGGTAAAGGGAATCCTGATGCCGTATATAAACTTGTTGACCAGGAGATGATCCCCTATCTGCAGGGTCTGGAGCATGGACCCCGAGGGGATTTTAAAGGCCTGGACCACGAAAGATCTGATGATGAAGGCCAGAATAAAGGCGATGATAAGTGCTTCGGCGTACTCTTTCAAGATGGTTTGCCAGCGTGGTTCCATGAGTCGGTCCTGATATTGGATGTTGGATGTGGTTCGTGAATGGGCTATTTGCCGTCATCCACCTGCATGGCGGCCAGAAAGGCTTCCTGGGGAATTTCAACACTGCCCATGCGTTTCATGCGCCGCTTGCCTTCCTTTTGTTTCTCCAGAAGTTTGCGCTTTCGAGTGATGTCCCCGCCATAGCATTTGGCGGTAACGTTCTTGCGCAAGGGCGCGTTGCGTTCCTTGGCGATGATTTTGCTGCCAATGGCTGCCTGGATAACGACCTCGAAGAGCTGCCTGGGAATGAGCCGTTTGAGTTTCAACGCCAGGGCACGTCCCCGGTAATAGGCATTGTCCCGATGGACGATACAGGACATGGCATCAACAGGATCACCGTTGATGAGGATATCCAGCTTAACCAGGTCCGAGGGCCTGTAATCGACGATTTCGTAATCAAGGGAGGCGAATCCCCTGGTCATGGATTTGAGTCGGTCGAAAAAATCGTACACGATTTCGGAAAAGGGCAGCTCATAAGTGATGATGACTCTGTTGGCCGTGAGGTATT is part of the Desulfoplanes formicivorans genome and encodes:
- the lepB gene encoding signal peptidase I, with the protein product MEPRWQTILKEYAEALIIAFILAFIIRSFVVQAFKIPSGSMLQTLQIGDHLLVNKFIYGIRIPFTDIVLARFSDPQFKDIIVFEFPEDPSKDFIKRVIGTPGDVLEMRNKVLYRNGERLNEPYVQHVQNDFSPVRDNFGPITVPADKYFVMGDNRDESYDSRFWGYVDRDKIEGKAMILYWSWEGFSNIRWNRIGKMVE
- a CDS encoding ComEA family DNA-binding protein; translation: MPSIKCRIAALFLVFSLMYVGLGTGLCMDKVNINTATEQQLADLPGIGPAIAKRIVTYRKDHPFKQIEDIMQVKGIGPKIFQKIKGLIKV
- a CDS encoding YifB family Mg chelatase-like AAA ATPase — encoded protein: MIARVETTALLGIDAFTVDLEVDLARSGMPAFCMVGLAEGAVRESKERVFSALKNSGFKLPPSRITVNLAPADVRKEGSGYDLPLALGLLAGAGEIPEHALRGYYMAGELSLSGELRPVTGILPMAIKARDMQAKALFVPRQNAAEAAVVKGLTVLPLDSLSQSIRFFLGETTIEPASSDLDSLWALREEHHVDFSEVKGQEHAKRAIEIAAAGAHNLLFLGPPGSGKTMLAKRIPTVLPPLGFDEALEVTKIYSVAGHLKSDPMIVSRPFRSPHHTISDAGLIGGGQYPKPGEVSLAHRGVLFLDELPEFKKHVLEVLRQPLEDGHVTISRAAVSLSYPADFMLVAAMNPCPCGYLGDERHPCICTPSQIQRYRSRLSGPLLDRIDLQVEVPAVPYKELRQNTGSLDSATMRTRIGAARAIQAHRYQDTPLLTNAQLSGKWLQQFCPLGDTEHAFLESAVKRLGLSARAFTRILRIARTIADLSGDHAINIHHLAEAINYRSLDRQNESF